Genomic segment of Pseudomonadota bacterium:
GGTAAGCCAGGCCGCCGGGAAAACAAGCACGTCAACGCTGATGCTAGAAGGTGTCCTGTTGATTGTGCTCGGCTGCTTGGCGATCTTGCTGCCGTTTCTGTTCACGGTCGCGATCACGCTTCTGATCGGCATTCTGCTGCTGGTCGGCGGTGTCGTGCGCGGCTACACCGCCTTCAAGGAGCACTCGCGCCGCAGCCTGGTCTGGAACATCATCGCCGCCATCGTGGCCATTGTCGCCGGCGCGCTGGTCTTGTTCGATCCCCTGGCCGGCGCCGTGGCGCTGACGGCGATCATCATCGCCCTGTTCATCGTTGAAGGCATCACGAAGATCATCGCGGCGTTCCAGCACAGGCCGGATGCCGGCTGGGGCTGGGTGCTGTTCGCCGGCGTCTTGGATCTGGTGCTGGGCATCATTCTGTGGGTTGCATTTCCCAATGACTTCGGTTGGGTCATCGGCCTGTTGGTCGGCATCAGCCTACTGTTCACCGGCTGGACGGCTGTCATGCTGGCCGCCGCGATGCGCAAGGCGGCAAAAGACGCCCAGAAGGGCACAGAAGCCGAGGCGTCGTAGAACCGGGTGGCCTAAAAAACCAAACCGCCCCGGACAATTAAGGTCCAGGGCGGTTGTGGTCGTGACGCCAACAGGCGTGAAGCCGCAGACAAGTCCTCGCCCCGTCACCCGCCGGGTGTGGGGCGAGCCACCTTAGTGATACCAATCCCTTGGATAGGTGATCAGCAACTCGACATCAGGAAAGGTCTCGCGCAGTTGATCGAGATCTTCCGCTGCGTCTGGCCCCCAACGGGTCATATCGATCAACACAACATCGGGCTTGGGATCGTCGTCACGCAACGACAGAAGTGACCGGAGGCTGGTCGCTTGTCTGCCGATACACCGTCCGGGCTCATCAAACGCCTGACGGAGTTCCTTACGCGGACCCTGTTCTTGCCCAACAACATAGGCATTGCTGGTAGCTGCCATAGATAGGCTCTCCATGTCTTATTCGTCCCTTACACGCACATCGGTACAGGCATCTGACGCGCTGGAGATGGTGTCACGTCGTTGCGCGACGGCGTCGAGCCTGGCCACCGTCATTTGAAACGCCAGAATGGGGCTTAATTGCGCCAAAGAACCGCTATCTTTTAGGTAAGCCTTTGGTGCATCGTCAGTACTACCATTGAGCCTGACATAGATCGGACTGGGTAAGAGTACGGAGGGAGTCCACCCCTATCTTCTGGGCTCTCGATCCTTGGCCCTCGGCCTGCTTTGGCATTTCGGCTCGCCAATCGGCCCAAGAAAGGCAAAAAATGTCGGATTGCATGCGGAACAAAAAGGTCATGACATCACCGCAAATGTGCTGTTGAACGCACGTATGTGCTTTTACGGCAATCTTTTTGGGCATTGAGGGATGGTTCAGCCACAACGCCGATCGATTCTTGAGGCGGGTTTCTATGTGTTGGTCGGGTTGATCGGCCTTGTAGCAGCGGCGCCACTCACGGGCGTCGAGGCGTGGCCGCTCGAGCTCGTTGTCAGCTTCCGCCTGCAGATCCTGGTGCTGCTGGTGCTGATCGCTCTGCTCGCCGTGATCAGGCGTCACCGTTGGATCGCCGCTTGCCTGGCTTTGGTCGCTCTCGTCAACCTCGGCGATGTCGCGGGTACCGCTATCGCCTCCTCCCAGGCAACCGCCACCGGCGTCATTCATGACGATGCGGTGACGGTCAAGGTGCTGTTCGCCAATGCTTCACGCTACAACGGCAACCATCGCCCGATGATCGCCGAGATCGCGCGGCTGGACCCCGATGTCGTGGTGGTCGCCGAGACGACGCAGGCCTGGGCGG
This window contains:
- a CDS encoding HdeD family acid-resistance protein; this translates as MSEKNITDLVSQAAGKTSTSTLMLEGVLLIVLGCLAILLPFLFTVAITLLIGILLLVGGVVRGYTAFKEHSRRSLVWNIIAAIVAIVAGALVLFDPLAGAVALTAIIIALFIVEGITKIIAAFQHRPDAGWGWVLFAGVLDLVLGIILWVAFPNDFGWVIGLLVGISLLFTGWTAVMLAAAMRKAAKDAQKGTEAEAS